The window TCGCCCGCGGTGCCGATGCGATCCTGGTCGGTGGCTCGGGCCTGTACGTGTCCAGCGTGCTGTACGACTTCCGCTTTCCGCCGCGTGACGACGCCCTGCGTGCCGAGCTTGAGGAAGAGCTCGCCGCAGCGGGCCCCGCGGTGCTGTATGCACGGCTGCGCGCGCAGGATCCGGCGACGGCGGCGAAGATGGACCCGCGCAACGGGCGCCGCATCGTGCGGGCACTCGAAGTGCTCGCCCAGGGGAAGGCGACGCACGGGGCCGCTCTTCCGGACGAGCCCGTGCCGTGGCATCCCGACACCCGCATCATCGGCACCCACGTCGAGCGTGCCGAGCTGGTGCCCCGACTCGACGAGCGCGTGGCGCAGATGTGGCGCGACGGCCTGCTCGACGAGGTCGTACGGCTGCGTGCGGCGGGCCTCGAGCGCGGCACGACCGCCCCCCGCGCGATCGGCTACGCGCAGGCGCTCGCACAGCTGAAGGGCGAGAAGACCGAAGCCGACGCGATCGCCGAGACCCAGGCGCTCACGCGCCGCTATGCGCGTCGGCAGGTGTCGTGGTTCAAGCGCTATGCGGGGCTGCGGTGGGTGGAGCCGGGAGTGGATGCCGCGGCTTTGGCAGACTGGACGGCGTGAGCTTCACGATCCGCGCGTTTCGCACATCCGACACTGAGCCCGTCGTCGCGCTCTGGCAGGAGGCGGGGCTCACACGTCCCTGGAACGACCCGCGTAAAGACATCGAGCGCAAGCTCGCCGTGCAGCCCGAGCTGTTTCTCGTGGCCGTTGACGGGGAAGCGATCGTCGGCAGTGTCATGGCCGGATACGACGGTCATCGCGGGTGGTTGTACTATCTGGCGTCGGCGCGGCGCCGTGAGGGCATCGGGCGCGCGCTCGTGGCTGAGGGCGAGCGCCTGCTGCAGGCGATGGGCTGTCCGAAGGTGCAGCTCATGGTCCGGCCCGAGAACACCGCGGCCCGCGGCTTCTACGATGCGCTGGGTTACGAGGCGTTCGACACGTGGGCGACGGGGAAGCGGTTGATCGCCGACGGGTGAGGATGTCGGAGCCACCCGCCATGCTGGGGGAATGACCACGCACTACTACACCGCGTCGAGTCTGGACGGATTCCTCGCGACGCCGGATCATTCCTTGCATTGGCTGCTCGAGCAGGACATCGACGAGCACGGCCCGATGAACTACGACGCATTCATCGAGGGCGTCGGGGCCGTGGCGATGGGGGCCACCACCTACGAGTGGGTGCTCGAGTACGGCGGCCCGTGGCCGTACAGCCTGCCGGCATGGGTGTTCACGCACCGCACGTTGCCGACCCCGCCCGGCGCAGATGTGCGGTTCGCACAGGGAGACGTGCGCGACGTGCACGCCGCGATGATCCAGGCCGCCGGTGGGCGCGACGTCTGGATCGTCGGTGGGGGAGAGCTCGTGGGGCAGTTCGCCGACGCCGGCCTGCTCGATGAGCTGTGGGTGCAGTACGCGCCGGTCACACTCGGCGCCGGAGCTCCCCTGCTGCCGCGCGCGCTCGACCTCGAACTCATCGATGTGGCGCGCAACCGCGCATTCCTGTGCGGTCACTACCGCGTGCGCGGACCGCTGCCACCGGCGTCGGAGGCATGACCTGGCCCGTAGGATTGTCGCGATGACCTCCACGATCTCCTTCACCAAGGGCCACGGCACCGGCAACGACTTCGTGATCGTGCCCGACCCCGACGGGGCCCTCGATCTGTCCGCGACGCAGGTCGCTGCGTTGTGCGACCGCCATTTCGGCATCGGCGGCGACGGGATGCTGCGGGTCGTCCGCTCGACGGCGACCTCTGCCGGTGCCGACGCGGCCGCGGCCGGCGCGGAATGGTTCATGGACTACCGCAACGCCGACGGCTCGATCGCCGAGATGTGCGGCAACGGCATCCGCGTCTTCCTGCACTACCTGCTGCAGACAGGTCTCGCGCAGCTGCCGGACGGTGATGAGATCGTGATCGGCACGCGCAACGGTCCGCTGCGGATGACCCGCAGCGACCTCGGCTACGAGGTCGACCTGGGCGCGTTCCGCATCGAGTCCGGCGACGTGCTCGTGCGTGCGCGCGGCCTGGATGTCCCCCGTCCGGGACTCGGCGTCGATGTCGGCAACCCGCATGTGGTCGTGGCACTGTCGACGGCCGAAGAGTTGGCGGGGCTTGATCTCACGGCCATCCCGATCCTCGACCCCGAGCCGGCGGCCGGGGCGAACGTCGAGTTCGTGGTTCCCTCCGATCCGCTCGTGGTCGACGGCGTCGGCCGCGTGCGTATGCGCGTGTTCGAGCGCGGCGTGGGCGAGACGCTCAGCTGCGGCACCGGGGTGTGTGCCACCGCTCTGGCGGTGCGCGACTGGGCCGGGGCATCCGCCCCCGACAACTGGAGGGTCGATGTGCCCGGCGGCACGCTGGGCGTGCGCATCGTCGGCGATCACGTGCTGCTCTCCGGTCCCGCGCAGCTCGTGTTCTCGGGGGAGATCGCGCTGGCCTGATCTCGCGTCCCCGGCATTCATGGCCTGCACAGGGTGATTTCATAGGCTGAGCGCCACGACCGACGCGATCGGAGGCATGCGATGCTGACGGACAAACCACGGCTGCTATGGGCAGGGCTCATCGTGGCGGGAGTCACGGTGATGAGCGGCTGCGAGGC is drawn from Microbacterium protaetiae and contains these coding sequences:
- the miaA gene encoding tRNA (adenosine(37)-N6)-dimethylallyltransferase MiaA, with amino-acid sequence MSERSLWAIVGATGTGKTALSLEVAEALAAGGRPAEIVNADAMQLYRGMDIGTAKLPESARRGIPHHLLDVLEVTDEAAVAWYQDAARAAISAIFARGADAILVGGSGLYVSSVLYDFRFPPRDDALRAELEEELAAAGPAVLYARLRAQDPATAAKMDPRNGRRIVRALEVLAQGKATHGAALPDEPVPWHPDTRIIGTHVERAELVPRLDERVAQMWRDGLLDEVVRLRAAGLERGTTAPRAIGYAQALAQLKGEKTEADAIAETQALTRRYARRQVSWFKRYAGLRWVEPGVDAAALADWTA
- a CDS encoding GNAT family acetyltransferase; this encodes MSFTIRAFRTSDTEPVVALWQEAGLTRPWNDPRKDIERKLAVQPELFLVAVDGEAIVGSVMAGYDGHRGWLYYLASARRREGIGRALVAEGERLLQAMGCPKVQLMVRPENTAARGFYDALGYEAFDTWATGKRLIADG
- a CDS encoding dihydrofolate reductase family protein, coding for MTTHYYTASSLDGFLATPDHSLHWLLEQDIDEHGPMNYDAFIEGVGAVAMGATTYEWVLEYGGPWPYSLPAWVFTHRTLPTPPGADVRFAQGDVRDVHAAMIQAAGGRDVWIVGGGELVGQFADAGLLDELWVQYAPVTLGAGAPLLPRALDLELIDVARNRAFLCGHYRVRGPLPPASEA
- the dapF gene encoding diaminopimelate epimerase — protein: MTSTISFTKGHGTGNDFVIVPDPDGALDLSATQVAALCDRHFGIGGDGMLRVVRSTATSAGADAAAAGAEWFMDYRNADGSIAEMCGNGIRVFLHYLLQTGLAQLPDGDEIVIGTRNGPLRMTRSDLGYEVDLGAFRIESGDVLVRARGLDVPRPGLGVDVGNPHVVVALSTAEELAGLDLTAIPILDPEPAAGANVEFVVPSDPLVVDGVGRVRMRVFERGVGETLSCGTGVCATALAVRDWAGASAPDNWRVDVPGGTLGVRIVGDHVLLSGPAQLVFSGEIALA